The Betaproteobacteria bacterium genomic interval TCGGCTATCCCGGCGGACCGGCGCTCGCGCGCCTGGCAGCGGAGGGGCGCGCCGATCGCTTCGCACTGCCGCGGCCGATGCTCGCGAGCAGCGACCTCGATTTCAGCTTCAGCGGCCTCAAGACCGCGGTAGCCCTGCTCATCCGCCGCGTCCAGCCCGACCAGGCGACGCGCGCGGACGTCGCCGCGAGCTTCCAGGCTGCGATCGTCGACGTGCTGGTCGCCAAGGCGGTTGCCGCTATCGAGTGGACCGGATTGCGTCGCCTCGTCGTGGCTGGCGGGGTCGGCGCGAATCTCGCCCTGCGGGAGCGCCTTGCCGCGGCCTCTCACGCCCGTGGCGCCGATCTCTTTTATCCCCCTCTCGAATTCTGCACCGACAACGGCGCCATGATTGCGCTCGCCGGTGCCCTGCGCCTGACCGCCGCCGCGGCGCATCGTACGCTCGGATTTGCCGTGCGACCGCGCTGGGACCTCGCCAGCGTGCCTCCGACCGAGCATCTCGCGACGGCCGACTGACCCGGCAGGCTAAACGACTCTCCCTTCGGTGCCCTCGATAAGCTTGCGGATGTTGCTGCGATGCCGCCAGAGCAGCAGCGCCGCCATCGCCAGGATGACCACCAGATAACTGCCGGCACCCAGGAAGTACCATCCGGCAACCGGGGCGGCAAGCGCCGCCGCCAGCGCACCCATGGAAGACACGCGCGTCGCGAAGAACGCCACAGCCCACGCCCCCAGCGCTGCGAGACCAACGGGCAGGCTGAAGGCGAACAGAATGCCGCCGGCCGTCGCAACCCCTTTGCCGCCGCGGAAGCGGAAGAAGATCGGATAGAGGTGACCGAGGAACGCCGCAAGACCCGATAGCGGCACCACCTCCGGCGCCGCCCCGACCTGCGGGGCGATGATCCTCGCAAGCCATACGGCGACCACTCCCTTCAGCACGTCTCCCGCCAGGGTGAGCGCGGCTGCGGTCTTCTTTCCGGAGCGCAGGACGTTGGTCGCGCCCGGGTTGCCGGAGCCGTAGCTGCGCGGATCGGGCAGCCTGAAAATCCCGCTCACGATAACGGCAAACGACACGGAGCCGATCAGGTAGGCGAGCACCACGACAACCGCACTGGCCAAGGCTGCTGCTCCCCGGAACGCGGCACTCTGATGGGCAGGGCGACCACCGGTCCGCTCTTGATTACAATCGTGTCTGGATTCTACGACACGGCGCCATGGACATCATCTTCATCGAAGACTTCCGGGTGGAAACCTTGATCGGGATCTACGAGTGGGAGCGCCGCGTCCCGCAGACCATCCAGATCGACATCGAGATTGGCAATCCGGGCAGTCGCGCTGCGGCCACCGACGACATCGTCGATACCATCGATTACGGCGCGGTCGTCAGCCGCATCGAGGAGACGCTCAAGGCGCAACAGTTCCTGCTGCTCGAGCGGCTGGCGGAACACATCGCCGACATCATTCGCGGCGAGTTCAGGTCACCCTGGGTGAAGGTAAGCGTTGCGAAGCTGCAGCTCCTGCGCGGCGTGAAGCGGCTCGGCGTCACCATCGAGCGCGGCTCGCGCACCTGAGCGCTCAGTCGAGCGCTTCAGCCCCGTGGGTGATGCTTTGCGTGCAGCTGCTTCAGGCGCTCGCGCGCGACATGCGTGTAGATCTGCGTGGTCGACACGTCCGCGTGCCCGAGCAGCAGTTGCACGACCCGCAGATCGGCGCCGTGATTCAGGAGATGCGTCGCAAAGGCATGGCGCAGGCTGTGCGGAGAGATTTCCGTCACGATCCCGGCAACCACTGCGTATCGCTTGACGAGCTGCCAGAACATCTGGCGCGTCATGCCGCCGCCTCGTCCTGTGATGAACAGCGCCTCGCTGGCGCGCCCGGCAAGCAGCACGCCCCGCGCTTCGCGCAGGTAACGCTCGAGCCACGCGAGCGCCTCCTCGCCGAGCGGCACCAGGCGCTCCTTGGCGCCCTTGCCCATCACGCGCACCACACCGCTGTCATGGCTCACCTGCCTCAGGCTCAGCCCGACGAGTTCCGACACGCGCAGCCCGCTTGCATAGAGCGTCTCGAGCATGGCGCGGTCGCGCAGCCCCCGCGGCGTATCGAGGTTCGGTGCCTGCAGCAGTCGCTCGACGTCGTCCTCCGTGAGTATCTTGGGGAGACTGCGCGGAAGTTTCGGTGCCTCGATACGCAGCGTCGGGTCGACTTCGATTCGACCCTGGCGCAGCAGATAGGCATAGAAGCGCTTGAGACTCGACAGCAGGCGGCTGGTGGTGCGCGGCTTCGCCTTCCGGGCGAACTTGTACGCGAGATAGTCGAGCAGATCGGCCCGCTGCGCCTCCGGCAGTGCGCGCCCGCTTTGCCGACTCAGCCAGTCGGCGAACTGGGTGAGATCGGCGCGATAGCTCTGCAGCGTGCCGCGTGAGAGGCCGTCCTCCAGCCAGAGGGCATCGCAGAAAAGATCGAGAAGATCGTCACCGGCGCTCATGCTGCAGCAGCCAGCGCTTGACGTCGCGGCCAACGCCGCCGTTCGCGTTCATAAACCCGCCGATGCCGTGGCTGCTGACGACGCGATGGCAGGGAATCACGAGCGGCACGCGATTGGCGCCGCAGGCATTGCCAACGGCGCGCGCACCGGAGCCGATGCGCTCCGCCACCTCGGCATAGGTGCGCGTTTCGCCGCACGGGATCCGCGCTATCTCTTTCCACACTCTGCGCTGAAACGCGGTTCCGCCGGTTGCGATCGGCAGTTCGAAGGGTCGGCTGGCGTCCTCCAGATAGGCGCGCAACTGCCGGCACACTTCAACCGTGAAGGGATCGCCCGGCGCCATTGCGGACGCGTCCAGTGAGAGGAAGTCGATGCCGATCAACACATCGCTTTCCGTGCGTATGCCCAGCACCGCGAATGGCGTTGGCATCCTGGCCCGATACTCCATCGCGAGCACCTCCGCTCAAGACATGGCGCTGCCAAACAAAAAGGGCGGCCGCGGCCGCCCCTCGCGTCGCCGCAGCCGGTGTCACTCGGCTGCCGCCTCCTTGGTGCTCGTCTGGATCTTCTCGCGGATGCGGGCAGACTTGCCGGAGCGACTGCGGAGGTAATACAGCTTGGCGCGGCGCACGTCGCCGCGGCGCTTCACCTCGACGCTTGCAATCAGCGGCGAGTAGGTCTGGAAGGTCCGCTCGACCCCTTCTCCCGAAGATATCTTGCGCACGGTGAACGAGGAGTTCAAGCCCCGGTTGCGCCGTGCAATTACTACCCCTTCGTAGGCCTGGACGCGCTTGCGCTCTCCCTCGACCACGTTCACGCTCACGACCACGGTATCGCCCGGTGCAAAGTCGGGAAGCGACTTGCCGAGACGCTGCACTTCCTCCTGCTCGAGCTGTTCAAGAATGTTCATGTTCCGCTCCTCGATCCGCATGTTCCTTCAAGAATTCTTCCAGCAACGACTGCTCCTCGGCGCTCATGCTGCGCTTGGCCAGCAGGTCCGGCCGCCGCAGATGGGTGCGCCCGATCGACTGCTTGAGCCGCCACCGCCTAATCTCCGCATGGTGACCCGACATCAGCACCGCCGGCACACGGGCCCCCTCGTAGTCTTCGGGCCGCGTGTAGTGCGGACAGTCGAGCAGACCATCGACGAACGAGTCTTCCTGGACGGAGTACGCGTCTCCCACCGCTCCGGGAAGTTGCCGCACCACGCTGTCGATGAGGATCATCGCGGGCAATTCGCCACCCGTCAGCACGTAGTCCCCGACGCTGATCTCCTCGTCCACCTCGCGTTCGATGACGCGCTCGTCCACGCCTTCGTAGCGCCCCGCTACCAACACCAGCCCCTGCCGCGCCGCCAGTTCCAGCACGCCGTCGTGATCCAGCACCCGCCCCTGCGGCGAGAGGTAGATCACCCGGGAATCGGCAATGCCACAGCTCACATGGCGCTGCCTCGCCGACCTGATCGCACACTCCAGCGGCGATGCGAGCATCACCATCCCCGGCCCGCCGCCGAACGGCCTGTCGTCCACCGTCCGGTACGGCCCTTGAGCGAAGTCCCGTGGATTCCACGCGACCAGTTCCCACAGTCCCTTCTCTCTCGCGCGTCCGGTGATGCCGTAGGCGGTCACCGCTTCGAACATCTGCGGGAAGATGCTGACCACGTCCACCCGGAGCACCCGCCTTACCCCCGCTGCCGACACCGTTTCAGTAATCGGCCGCCCAGTCCACCTGCAGCCGTCCGCCGGCCACATCCACCTCGAGAACCACCGGCGCGATGAAGGGGATCAACCGCTCGCACTCGCCGCTCACGACGAGTACATCGTTCGCGCCGGTCTCGATCAGGGACTTCACCGTCCCGAGCACCTCCCCTTCGATGTTCGTCACGGCCAGCCCGATCAAGTCGCTCCAGTAGTACTCGTCCGCCTCGGGTCGGGGCAGCGCAGACCGTGGCACCGCGATCTCCGCGCGCGCCAGTGCCGCAGCCGCATCGCGGTCGTCGCACCCCTGCAGCTTCACCGCGAGCCCCTGACGGTAGGGTTCAACGGATTCCACCGTCCACGGCACCCACGTCGCGTCGCTGCCCAGCCACCACTGCGGATAGTCTGCGAGACCGTCCGCGGCTTCCGTAAACGCCCGCACGCGAAGCCACCCGCGCACGCCATGTGGCGCGGTGACGCGCCCCATCACCACCATGCGTTCAGGACTTGGCGGCGGCACCGTATTGCTTGACGAGACGCTGCACGGTGTCCGAGGGCTTCGCGCCCTGCCCCGTCCAGTATTCGAAGCGCGGTAGATCGATTCTGAGACTCTCGCGACCCTCGGGTGCCTTCGGGTCGTAGAAACCTACGCGCTCGACGAATCGGCCGTCCCGCGCATTGCGGGAATCCGCGACGACGACATTGAAGAAGGGCCGCTTTTTGGCGCCACCCCGTGCGAGCCTGATTACAACCATTTGGGACCGTCCAAATGCCGAAAAGCTTTGAAGTATATTCGCGAACCCCTGACTCTGACAAGAAGACTCAATGCATGCCGGGAAGCATGCCCTTCATGCCGCGCATGAGCTTCGCCATCCCCCCCTTCTGCACCATCTTCATCATCTTCTGCGCCTGCTCGAACTGGTTGAGGAGCCGATTGACCTCCTGCACCGTCACACCTGCACCCGCAGCAATCCGCCGCTTCCGCGAGGCCTTCAGGATCTCCGGCTTGGCGCGCTCCTGCGGGGTCATCGAATTGATGATGCCCTCGATGCGGTTGAATGTCCGGTCATCCACGTTGGCCTGACTCGCGACCTGACCGAACTGCCCGGGAAGCTTGTCGAGAAAGGCACCGACGCCACCCATTTTCCGCATCTGGTTGATCTGCGCCTTGAAGTCCTCCAGGTCGAATCCCTTGCCCGTCTTGAATTTCTTCGCCAGACGCTCCGCTTCGTCGCGGTCGACCTTGCGCTGTGCGTCCTCGATCAGCGTCAGCACGTCCCCCATGCCGAGGATGCGCGATGCCATCCGGTCCGGATGGAACGGCTCGATGCCGCTGAGCTTCTCGCCGACGCCGACGAACTTGAGCGGCTTGCCGGTGACGTGACGCACCGAGAGGGCCGCACCGCCGCGGGCGTCGCCGTCGAGCTTGGTCAGGATCAGTCCGGTGAGCGGCAACGCTTCGGAGAAGGCGCGCGCCGTGTTCACCGCGTCCTGACCCTGCATCGCATCCACGACCAGAAAGGTCTCGACCGGATGCAGCGCGGCGTGCAATGCCTCGATCTCCTGCATCATCTGCGTGTCGATCGTGAGTCGGCCGGCAGTGTCGACGATGACGACGTCGAAGAAGTGCCGCCGCGCGTGCTCGACGGCCTGTTCGGCAATCGCCACCGGCGCAAGCTCCGGCGCAGGTGGAAAGAAGTCGATGGCGAGCTGTTTGCCGAGGGTGGCGAGCTGGTCGATGGCTGCCGGGCGATAGACGTCGCAGCTCACGAGCAGCACCTTTTTCTTCATCTGCTCCTTGAGCAGCCGCGCCAGCTTGCCGGATGTCGTCGTCTTGCCGGAGCCCTGCAGGCCCGCCATCAGCAGCACTGCCGGCGGCACCGCCGCCAGGTTGATCGCATCGTTGTGGTCGCCCATCAGATGCGTCAACTCCTGGTGCACCACCCCGACGAGCGCCTGGCCCGGCGTCAGATTACCGACCACCTCGTGGCCGAGCGCCTTCTCCTTCACCCGCGCCACGAACTCCTTGACCACCGGCAGCGCGACGTCCGCTTCGAGCAGCGCCATGCGCACTTCACGCAGCGCGTCCTGGATGTTTTCCTCGGTAAGGCGGGCCTGGCCCCGCAGGTTCTTGACGACGGCGGACAGTCGCTGGGTGAGACCTTCGAGCATGACGGACGAAACCCTTGAATGGGAAGGAACGGAAGATTGCCGCCTGAATTCTATCCAGAGCGTTTGGTGTAGACTCCTGCTGCGATCGCACACGCGACGCGTCGTGCGGGCGCGCAACATGCCGAGCATCTTACTCCATCTCATCAACGCCTTGCTGTACGCGGGCGGCGGTGCCTATTTCTGGCGCACACGCTGGCGTTTCGCCACGGTGCCGGCGATTTCCACGGAGGTCCGCCAGTCGCCGGGATGGGAGCACGCCGTCATACTCGTGCCGCTCGCCCTTCACGCGTGGCTCCTGTACTCGACGATGTTCAAGGCGGACGGACTCTACCTGGGTGTCGGCACCGCGCTCTCCGCGATTGCTTGGCTGACGATGCTGATCTACTGGCTGGCGAGCCTGTTCTACCGGCAGGAAGGACTGCAGACGCTGATCCTTCCAGTTGCTGCCGTGGCCGTACTGCTGCCGGTGATCTTCCCGGCGCTCAAGCCGCTCGCCCATACCGAGGTGCCCGCATTCAAGTTCCACCTGGTGCTCTCGATGCTCGCCTACAGCCTGTTCACGATCGCATCGCTGCACGTGCTCCTGATGGCGCTGCTCGAGCGTCGCCTGCACGGTGGCGCAGTCAAGCGCGCGCCGCGCTGGATGCCACCGCTGCTTACCATGGAAGCACTGCTCTTTCGCATCATCGGCGCCGGCTTCGTGCTGCTGACGCTGGTGCTGGTAAGCGGCATCTTTTTCTCGGAGGAGGTCTTCGGCAAGCCCCTATCCTTCAGCCACAAGACAATCTTCGCGTTCCTGTCCTGGGGCATCTTCGCCGCGCTGCTGGCAGGTCGAAGCGCTTACGGCTGGCGCGGCCGTGTCGCCGTGCGCTGGACTCTGGCCGGCTTCCTCACTCTCGTGCTCGCCTATCTGGGCAGCAAGTTCGTGCTGGAGATCCTGCTGGGTCGAGGCTAGCGCCTCCCGCTCAGCCGCGAGCGCTTGGACGACATCCCGATATCGGCCCTGCTGATCGCCCTGGCGGTCTGCCTGCTGATCTCGGCTTTCTTTTCGATTGCCGAAACCAGCATGATGGCGCTCAACCGCTATCGGCTTAAGCACCTGGCCGAGCAGGGGCACCGCGGCGCCCGCCTCACCCAGCATCTCCTGTCGCAGGTCGACCGCCTGCTGGGCGTCGTGCTGCTCGGAAACAATCTCGTCAATGCGACCTCGGCGGCGTTGGTCACCGTCATCACCTTCCGTCTGCTCGGCGAGAACGAATGGGCGGTAACCATCGGCACCCTCGCCGTCACGTTTGCGATCCTGGTCTTCAGCGAAGTGACGCCCAAGGTGATCGGCGCCACCTACCCCGAGCACATCGCACTGCCCGCAAGCTTCATCCTGTCGCCGCTGCTCAAACTCACACGGCCGATCGTCTGGTTCGTGAACCTGTTCGTGCGCGCGCTGCTGTGGCTGTTGCGGATCAAGCCGCAGCCCGACACCGCCCATAACCTGAGCCTCGAGGAACTGCGCACCCTGGTCATCGAGTCGGGAAGTTTCTTCCCGCAGAAGCACCGCAGCATCCTGATGAACCTGTTCGATCTCGAAGACATCACGGTGGACGATGTCATGACACCGCGTCGGCGCATCGAGGCAATCGACATCGACGGTTCGCTGGACGAGGCGCAGCGGCAGATCGCCACCAGCTATCACACACGCCTGCCCGCTTACAAGGGCCATCTGGACGAGATCGTCGGCATCATCCACGTACGCAAGCTGATGAACATCCTCAAGAACGGTGAACTCACGCGGGACGGCCTGGAGAAGGTCCTGCGGGACGGCTATTACATCCCCTCCGGCACACCGCTCCTGAGCCAGCTGCAGCGATTCCAGGAAAGCCGCGAGAAGCTCGGTCTGGTGGTCGATGAGTACGGCGAACTGATGGGGCTCGTCACCGTCGAGGACATCCTCGAAGAGATCATCGGCGAATTCACCACCCAGTCTCCCCTGCACGGCGGCAGCTTCAAGGTCCAGGACGACGGCAGCATCCTGGTCGAGGGCAATGCCGCCCTGCGCGATCTCAACCGGAAGCTCGGGCTGGAACTGCCCCTCGATGGTCCCAAGACCGTCAACGGTTTGCTGCTCGAACATCTGCAGGACATCCCGGAACCCGGCACCGGCGTCAAGATCGCAGGCTATCCGATCGAGATCCTGCAGGCGCAGGAACGGGTCATCAAGTCAGTGCGCATCTTTCCCCGTCACCCCGCCCAGGGCGCGGCACATTAATTGCTGCCGCGCTGGTCGGCGGTCTGCAGCCACACGTCGGGCACGCTTCCCGGAGTGCCCCGTCACCACAAGGTCTGCGCGACCTGACATCGATACCTGCCCGCCACAAAACCTTCTCAAGCTTGAATGAATCGCGCGCCGCGGAGCTGACCCGGCGTGTTCATCGGGGGACAAAAAATGGCAACCGCAGCCGCCGCCATTGGCGCCAAGAAGGAAGCTGCCCAGGAACGGACCTTCATCTGGGAAGGCCAGGACCGCACCGGCAAGACGGTCCGCGGCGAAGTGCGCGCGCCCGGCGAGGCGCTGGCCAACGTCATCCTGCGGCGCCAGGGCATTCGCGTCCGCAAGATCAAGCAGCAGCGCCTCGGCCGCGGTCGCAAGGTGAGCGACAAGGACATTACGTTCTTCACGCGCCAGCTCGCCGTGATGATGAAGTCGGGTGTCCCCTTGCTGCAGGCTTTCGACATCGTCGCCAAGGGTCACTCTAACCCCGCCGTGCAACGCATGCTGATGTCGATCAAGCTCGATGTCGAAACCGGCAGCAACCTGGCGCAGGCGTTCGCGAAGTTCCCCCTGCAGTTCGACCCGCTCTACTGCAACCTCGTCCGCGCCGGCGAGGCAGCGGGCATCCTGGACAGCCTGCTGGATCGGCTGGCGACCTACAAGGAAAAGATCCTCGCCATCAAGAGCAAGATCAAGTCGGCCCTGTTCTATCCTGCCGCGGTCATCGCAGTCGCGTTTCTGGTCACGGCCGTGATCATGATCTTCGTGATCCCGGCGTTCAAGCAGGTGTTCAGCAGCTTCGGCGCCGATCTTCCTGCGCCGACACTGATCGTGATCGCCATCTCCGACTACTTCGTGTCGAACTGGTGGTGGATGTTCGGGCTCATCGCCGGTAGCATCTGGTTCTTCTTCTACACGTGGAAGCGTTCGGCAAAGATGCAGGCGTACATGGACCGCCTGATGCTGCGGCTACCGGTGTTCGGAGATGTCATTCGCAAGGCGACGATGGCGCGATGGGCGCGCACTCTCTCGACCATGTTTGCCGCCGGCGTTCCGCTCGTGGAAGCCCTCGACTCGGTGGCCGGAGCCTCGGGCAATTTCGTCTACTACGCGGCGACCAAGCAGATTCAGCAGGAAGTCAGCACGGGTGTCAGCCTGACCCAGTCCATGCAGAACAGCCAGGTCTTTCCGAACATGGTGCTGCAAATGGTGGCAATCGGCGAGGAGGCGGGATCGCTGGACGCGATGCTGGGCAAGATCGCGGACTTCTTCGAGCAGGAAGTGGACGACGCGGTGGAGGCATTGTCGAGCCTGATGGAGCCCATGATCATGGTCATTCTGGGCACGCTCATCGGCGGCATGGTGGTCGCCATGTACCTGCCGATCTTCAAGATGGGTGCGGTCGTCTGATCCGGTAACGGATCGGACTTCGCGCCGCCCAGGCTTCGATGGAAGTCATCGGCGCCTTCAAGGCATCGCCGGAGCTGTTCGCCGGCGCTGCGCTGATTCTCGGACTCCTGATCGGCAGCTTCCTCAACGTCGTCATCCATCGATTGCCGAGGATGATGGAGCGCGAATGGCAGGCGCAGTGCGCCGAACTGCGCGGCGAGAGCCTCGACGAGCAGCCCCCGTACAGCCTCGTCTCGCCGCGCTCGAATTGCCCCGCCTGCGGTCACGTCATCACCCCGCTGCAGAACATGCCGGTCGTGAGCTGGATCGCCCTGCGGGGGCGTTGCGCGGCATGCCGAACCCGCATTTCGGTGCGCTACCCCCTGGTGGAACTCCTCACCGGCGTGCTGAGCGCGTGTGTCGCCTGGCACTTCGGCGCCAGCGCGGCCGCGGCCGGGGCCTTGTGTTTTCTATGGTCGCTCATCGCGTTGGCATTCATCGATCTCGACACGCAGCTTCTGCCCGACAGCATCACCCTGCCCCTGCTTTGGGTCGGGCTTCTGTTCAACCTGTTTGGCACCTTCACCGATCTCCAGTCAGCCGTCGTGGGTGCGATGGGCGGCTATCTCATCCTCTGGACGGTGTACTGGTTGTTCAAGCTCCTCACCGGCAAGGAAGGCATGGGATTCGGGGA includes:
- the plsY gene encoding glycerol-3-phosphate 1-O-acyltransferase PlsY, with the protein product MASAVVVVLAYLIGSVSFAVIVSGIFRLPDPRSYGSGNPGATNVLRSGKKTAAALTLAGDVLKGVVAVWLARIIAPQVGAAPEVVPLSGLAAFLGHLYPIFFRFRGGKGVATAGGILFAFSLPVGLAALGAWAVAFFATRVSSMGALAAALAAPVAGWYFLGAGSYLVVILAMAALLLWRHRSNIRKLIEGTEGRVV
- the folB gene encoding dihydroneopterin aldolase, which translates into the protein MDIIFIEDFRVETLIGIYEWERRVPQTIQIDIEIGNPGSRAAATDDIVDTIDYGAVVSRIEETLKAQQFLLLERLAEHIADIIRGEFRSPWVKVSVAKLQLLRGVKRLGVTIERGSRT
- the xerD gene encoding site-specific tyrosine recombinase XerD, with translation MSAGDDLLDLFCDALWLEDGLSRGTLQSYRADLTQFADWLSRQSGRALPEAQRADLLDYLAYKFARKAKPRTTSRLLSSLKRFYAYLLRQGRIEVDPTLRIEAPKLPRSLPKILTEDDVERLLQAPNLDTPRGLRDRAMLETLYASGLRVSELVGLSLRQVSHDSGVVRVMGKGAKERLVPLGEEALAWLERYLREARGVLLAGRASEALFITGRGGGMTRQMFWQLVKRYAVVAGIVTEISPHSLRHAFATHLLNHGADLRVVQLLLGHADVSTTQIYTHVARERLKQLHAKHHPRG
- a CDS encoding methylated-DNA--[protein]-cysteine S-methyltransferase, which produces MEYRARMPTPFAVLGIRTESDVLIGIDFLSLDASAMAPGDPFTVEVCRQLRAYLEDASRPFELPIATGGTAFQRRVWKEIARIPCGETRTYAEVAERIGSGARAVGNACGANRVPLVIPCHRVVSSHGIGGFMNANGGVGRDVKRWLLQHERR
- the rplS gene encoding 50S ribosomal protein L19, with the protein product MNILEQLEQEEVQRLGKSLPDFAPGDTVVVSVNVVEGERKRVQAYEGVVIARRNRGLNSSFTVRKISSGEGVERTFQTYSPLIASVEVKRRGDVRRAKLYYLRSRSGKSARIREKIQTSTKEAAAE
- the trmD gene encoding tRNA (guanosine(37)-N1)-methyltransferase TrmD, which translates into the protein MWPADGCRWTGRPITETVSAAGVRRVLRVDVVSIFPQMFEAVTAYGITGRAREKGLWELVAWNPRDFAQGPYRTVDDRPFGGGPGMVMLASPLECAIRSARQRHVSCGIADSRVIYLSPQGRVLDHDGVLELAARQGLVLVAGRYEGVDERVIEREVDEEISVGDYVLTGGELPAMILIDSVVRQLPGAVGDAYSVQEDSFVDGLLDCPHYTRPEDYEGARVPAVLMSGHHAEIRRWRLKQSIGRTHLRRPDLLAKRSMSAEEQSLLEEFLKEHADRGAEHEHS
- the rimM gene encoding ribosome maturation factor RimM, with translation MVVMGRVTAPHGVRGWLRVRAFTEAADGLADYPQWWLGSDATWVPWTVESVEPYRQGLAVKLQGCDDRDAAAALARAEIAVPRSALPRPEADEYYWSDLIGLAVTNIEGEVLGTVKSLIETGANDVLVVSGECERLIPFIAPVVLEVDVAGGRLQVDWAADY
- the rpsP gene encoding 30S ribosomal protein S16 gives rise to the protein MVVIRLARGGAKKRPFFNVVVADSRNARDGRFVERVGFYDPKAPEGRESLRIDLPRFEYWTGQGAKPSDTVQRLVKQYGAAAKS
- the ffh gene encoding signal recognition particle protein — protein: MLEGLTQRLSAVVKNLRGQARLTEENIQDALREVRMALLEADVALPVVKEFVARVKEKALGHEVVGNLTPGQALVGVVHQELTHLMGDHNDAINLAAVPPAVLLMAGLQGSGKTTTSGKLARLLKEQMKKKVLLVSCDVYRPAAIDQLATLGKQLAIDFFPPAPELAPVAIAEQAVEHARRHFFDVVIVDTAGRLTIDTQMMQEIEALHAALHPVETFLVVDAMQGQDAVNTARAFSEALPLTGLILTKLDGDARGGAALSVRHVTGKPLKFVGVGEKLSGIEPFHPDRMASRILGMGDVLTLIEDAQRKVDRDEAERLAKKFKTGKGFDLEDFKAQINQMRKMGGVGAFLDKLPGQFGQVASQANVDDRTFNRIEGIINSMTPQERAKPEILKASRKRRIAAGAGVTVQEVNRLLNQFEQAQKMMKMVQKGGMAKLMRGMKGMLPGMH
- the ccsA gene encoding cytochrome c biogenesis protein CcsA, with protein sequence MPSILLHLINALLYAGGGAYFWRTRWRFATVPAISTEVRQSPGWEHAVILVPLALHAWLLYSTMFKADGLYLGVGTALSAIAWLTMLIYWLASLFYRQEGLQTLILPVAAVAVLLPVIFPALKPLAHTEVPAFKFHLVLSMLAYSLFTIASLHVLLMALLERRLHGGAVKRAPRWMPPLLTMEALLFRIIGAGFVLLTLVLVSGIFFSEEVFGKPLSFSHKTIFAFLSWGIFAALLAGRSAYGWRGRVAVRWTLAGFLTLVLAYLGSKFVLEILLGRG
- a CDS encoding HlyC/CorC family transporter, producing MDDIPISALLIALAVCLLISAFFSIAETSMMALNRYRLKHLAEQGHRGARLTQHLLSQVDRLLGVVLLGNNLVNATSAALVTVITFRLLGENEWAVTIGTLAVTFAILVFSEVTPKVIGATYPEHIALPASFILSPLLKLTRPIVWFVNLFVRALLWLLRIKPQPDTAHNLSLEELRTLVIESGSFFPQKHRSILMNLFDLEDITVDDVMTPRRRIEAIDIDGSLDEAQRQIATSYHTRLPAYKGHLDEIVGIIHVRKLMNILKNGELTRDGLEKVLRDGYYIPSGTPLLSQLQRFQESREKLGLVVDEYGELMGLVTVEDILEEIIGEFTTQSPLHGGSFKVQDDGSILVEGNAALRDLNRKLGLELPLDGPKTVNGLLLEHLQDIPEPGTGVKIAGYPIEILQAQERVIKSVRIFPRHPAQGAAH
- a CDS encoding type II secretion system F family protein, yielding MATAAAAIGAKKEAAQERTFIWEGQDRTGKTVRGEVRAPGEALANVILRRQGIRVRKIKQQRLGRGRKVSDKDITFFTRQLAVMMKSGVPLLQAFDIVAKGHSNPAVQRMLMSIKLDVETGSNLAQAFAKFPLQFDPLYCNLVRAGEAAGILDSLLDRLATYKEKILAIKSKIKSALFYPAAVIAVAFLVTAVIMIFVIPAFKQVFSSFGADLPAPTLIVIAISDYFVSNWWWMFGLIAGSIWFFFYTWKRSAKMQAYMDRLMLRLPVFGDVIRKATMARWARTLSTMFAAGVPLVEALDSVAGASGNFVYYAATKQIQQEVSTGVSLTQSMQNSQVFPNMVLQMVAIGEEAGSLDAMLGKIADFFEQEVDDAVEALSSLMEPMIMVILGTLIGGMVVAMYLPIFKMGAVV
- a CDS encoding prepilin peptidase, which gives rise to MEVIGAFKASPELFAGAALILGLLIGSFLNVVIHRLPRMMEREWQAQCAELRGESLDEQPPYSLVSPRSNCPACGHVITPLQNMPVVSWIALRGRCAACRTRISVRYPLVELLTGVLSACVAWHFGASAAAAGALCFLWSLIALAFIDLDTQLLPDSITLPLLWVGLLFNLFGTFTDLQSAVVGAMGGYLILWTVYWLFKLLTGKEGMGFGDFKLLAAIGAWLGWKLLPAVILLSAGVGAVIGIALILFARHGRGTPIPFGPYLALGGFAALLWGEPLTRLYFPVA